Genomic segment of Dermacentor albipictus isolate Rhodes 1998 colony chromosome 5, USDA_Dalb.pri_finalv2, whole genome shotgun sequence:
GCCTGTTTCTTTCCAACTGTATCGTTCTAGAGGGAATTTCTAGAGGGAAtttctagagggaactctggtaaGGAACTCCTTTGCAATAACACTTACGTGATCAGTGTGTGATGACGAGGATAATTAAAAAAGTTGCGAACGAAGCAGCAAGAACCTCGAAATTCAGAAGTTTCAAACTCCAGGCAAATACAAGCTCATCATTGCCTCGCTGGCTTAACTGTCATGCTACGAGACGGCAGTTTGGCTGCGTAGAGACAGACTACCTTTTATTGCAATTCCACTGTGAAACTATGTCGCAGGAGTGTCGCGTATACGAAACGAGTAAAAAAGAAAACCCACCCGTACTATCTGTTTGCAAGTGACTTTCGGATTGCCACTATGCCACCTGCTAACCGTGCACTTTCCTTCTCTGGTCTAGGCACATTAAAGAAGACGTGGCAAAAATAATTCAGCTTCAGAGTACGGGAGAGCTGTCCACAGAAGAAATGTACTTTTATTATTTTAGGTAAGGCTTGGTGGGTCGGGGTACTGGGAGGATTTGCAATTTTTACCCATGTTACCATGTTGAGCTCAGTCTAGAAATGTATTTCGACAAATGTGCTTTCGCCTGTTAGTTTGCCATCGTGAaatgtatgtgtatttatgtaAATTTATTCATTGCACACTACCTTAACGACTCCCAAAGAGGGTTAACACCAtgactaataaataaataaataaataaataaataaataaataaataaataaataaatattatatgTATTTTAACCGTTGCGAATGTTTCGAGTTTTATCCCTCCAAGTTTGCATGTTCAAGTTACCCGCAGTCATCATCCACGAAATGGGCGTATTATGTAATTTGGACGAAGCTTTTCATTATAAAGGAGTTTCCAAAGCAAGCGGGTGAAACCAGCGCAGTATTTGTCGACAGTCGCCTTCGCCAACTTAGCATAACTTTGTCGCTAGCCTACTTGGTTAAGTATAGTGCAACATTAATTGCTCAAATGCTCATTTCAAGGCGCAAGAGTTATGCCGCAAAATATGGAACGTGTTCACGAATATCCGGTGAAGTTTTCCAGATCAACGAGcatcactatttgttcgcttACAAGGATTGTAGCGCTTTCAAATGTGGGCTCAGGAAAAGGGGCGAGCATTATATGGGCGTTGCTTTAAAAAAGCAAATAAACGGCGCGGTGTGCCCAAAATTAACCTAAAAAAATGGGAAGTGACACTACACGACAGAGGCCCATTTAGGCGTCAAACTCTTCAAGATCTGCCAAAAAACTTACTAAGTGAACAGACTGGCCCGTATATCATTATTCCCCCAAAATGGCTTCCTCGCACAGGCATCACAGCCCAGAATCGCGGGAAAATgcggtgctttatttttttgtgttgttACACATTTTTGGGGACAGATATATAGCGATTGCAGTGCTAGATTCAGAATTTAATGTGAAAGGAGGGTGGCTTTAGCATTGGTTGGCATGAATTTCGCAGCTGTCTCATGTTTCCCACATTAGTGACTCTGGGCGCACAGGGGTTCCCACGGGTAGAAACAGGACACACTGTTGAAGGCGATTGAGAAAGTTGAACGCTTTACTCGAGAGGCAGGCATGAAATGTGCACCGGAGAATCGGAACTCAAACACTCGAGGAAAACTGAGCACCCGGACAAAAGCTCAATATTGTACGGGCAGCCGATTAGAGAGGTGCGAAATCTCAGAATGCTAGGCATGTGGATACAAGACAATGGCAGGGTATCACACACGCTAGAAACATTAAAGCAGTTAAACAACAACGAATGTGGCACGAATCACCCACAGAGTCACAAAACAACGAATCGGCTTTAAAGAAGCGGAGACGGTCACACTCGCGCAAGCATTCGTTATAAACAGAGTGCCACATAGCCTGTCCTTTCTAAAACTAAAGAAAGCCGAAACGATTAACAGACCTCCATCATCAGAGCAGCGTATAAGGCTGCCCTAAGGCTACCAAAGAAACAGGAGGACCGAGAGCGGGCAGACTTTAGTATTTGCAACACCTATGAAGAACACTCCACGTGGCGTGGTCGTGGAACAGAGAAAACGTCTGAATTCAACAGAACAaggaagagccctgctgcaaaAGGTGGGATATCCCCTGAGAGCTCAGTACGGTGAAGAAGAAACAGGTTTGCTACTCAGGCAAAGAAGAGAGAACATTCTAGATTTGCCCATCCCAAAACATATCagcacggaacaccaccaaagcagcATAGaaacacgatcaaaagctttacaAAACAAATATGGAATAAATCCAGACACATACTACACAGACGCGTGTAGAGTGGCAACAAAAAAGATTCACAATAGTGGCACACAATGAGCCCGCAGCGATAACAGTCTCCGTTCGGACTCCTCCGGCCTGCACGACGGAGGCAGCAGCCATAGCGCTGGGCCTTTGAGATGCAGATGCAAAAGAACGATCTCCATTGGTCATGGCGGACTTCTAGGCGGCGTGCTGTTCGTAGATGACTGGTACCGTCTTACATAATATCCACGGAATGATAGGCACCACCCTAGAATGTCACCACGCGATAATTCGGTGCCCAGCGCACTCTGGACTCGCGTGAAACGAGAGTGCTACTTGATAGGGGGGCCAGCTGGTTCATATTGAAACTTGAGAAAACCAACGAAAAAATTTAGACGCAACGACGACGGAAAGAAGATATTGTGGTGTCTCTTCTTTCCGTTGTGTTTGCGTCTCAATTTTTCCGCTCGTTTTCTCAAGTTGGAAACGAGAGGGTGGACCGAACTGCTCGAGGAATAAGCATTCGGTCGGTCGGAAGGTCGGTCCTTTCGAggaaactcccccccccccccttcgttcACCAGGAAGACATGCTCGACAATCAAAGAAAAGGGAGACAGAAATACAGCCGCCCACAACACGACCTTAAGTGGGAATAGGCCGTAGACTGGCGCCGCATGCAGAcaaacacatatatatacacctcCTAATGGCTTTTGATACACCCTGCACTCCATGGGGATACCTGACCTTGGTGGGCGGAGCAGCCAGCGCTTGCCCACGTAACGTTGATGTGTAAACCACGGCCTCCGTATTCCAATACGCCCTTTGCAACGCAAATGCCACGAAACAGGCAGTGGGAAGTTTGGCTTGCTAGCGAAGATTtagagagccagagagctcttctcTATCAAGCCCAGCGAGCTGCTGGGACCAGCGAAGCCCTGGACTAAGGGAGCCACTCGCCGCCCAAGGAtactaagaaaaataaagtttatGCTACTACTACTCAATAACTTTATTACGAATTTCCCAAATGTGAAATATCTAATGGCGCGTTGCCAATCGAAACCAATGTAATACCTTACTCTTTAACTATACTCCGTCAAAAGTGGCTTAATAGTGTTGCGGTCCACTACAACTTCAAAAAACAGTTATACCTTACCTCCTCCCCCCTTTTACAGGGACACTCAGAAAACAGTTTGCACGCTCTTGGGCGTATATATTTGTCCCGAAAGACTCACCATCATCTATCTTGCGAgtatttctttaacgctgcgtgccCTGTACCTACAGGTCGAACGACATGCACGTTATCAAAGTGACACAGCATTGTTGACTGGCCAGCAGCGAGCGTAgggtcttcaagaaaggaaacacaagcaagataGATGATTATAGTTTTGAGACAAAGATACTCCTCAAAGGGCGTaaattgtttttagagtgtaaaaaTGTGACGACAGAAATAGTCACAATATGAACTGGAAAGGCATGAATGCATGAATGTTAAAAGAACAAAAGCCTGAGAGCCAACTGGAGAATTGTAATAGACTAAGGGGGGAAATGATAAGTGTCAGTCCACTGAAACCCACTTGACGACTTGCAGCACTGTGTACGTCGTCTCTGCTTTCGTCCTGCCCTTCGCGCTTTTTTTATCCCTTGATTAAATCCAGTTACACTGAGGAGAAGTGGCCTGCCTAATTTATGTGCCAGAATTAAGACGTTGTTCGCAGGCTCCTGTAacttttgcaacatttcagtaaCCTCTGGATACATATGACCAAACATTTATTCGGCTTCTGAATGGAACATATACAACGTACGCCACGTCGGCGTACGCTCTGTCAGTTCGTGCTCTTGTTCTCATCTTCCGCTATGTTGCGCTAGAGTTAAACTCGAAAGATGTCACACGCATAGGATAGAGTTGTAGCAATTGATAAAGTCCGTATGCGGCTCGGTTTTAAAGGAATGTTTTTTTCTTAGATGCAACCCGTAGTCTAAAATGTGAATAACAATTTAATTTTGCTTTTATGTTAAACGTGCCAGATTGCTTGTAGATTCCGTAAACGAAATATACGGGTTGTTTTGGTCATTTTTTGATGCCAAGCCTTGCCGATTGTGTTGAGAACACTATGAGCTTATTGGCCCTGGTGCAACTGATAGCCCCGCTTTGTAAATTCTCTATGTCGTTTCCTATCGCTGCCACTGCTGTTGCTGCAGGATGCACGATTTCGACGACAACAATTTGCTGGACGGCCACGAGCTGAAAGCCGCGATGTTGCACACTATTGCCCACCGCCCTGGTGCTGAGGAGCACTCAGTGCCCGAAGAATCTATCGCAGGTGAGCAAgcacatggccttcgagatcggtCGTGCGCGCTGCCCGATAACGGAGGCCATGGTCAGCGTACAGTTTTGTACGAAAAACGCCAGAGGGAAACATGGCGCTAGTATAGTCGCACGCCGCCAGTACGGAAATGATGGCCAGTTCGCATATGATCATGAACCTTCAAAACATCTCTTATGCCCACAATAGGGACGGTTCAATAATCAGGTGGTTGTAGGCATCGACGACTAGCGGAAAACGACCTTGAAAAAGTAAAACCGTGGACAAAAGAGTAGTGTGTAATTGAGAAGTGAGACCAGATGCATGGGCAATTATATTTAAAAGAAATTGGAAAATGGTTCATTCACGGATTGGCCTAAACTTCGTCCTCGTGGCTTCAGCCGACCTTGCGCATAACATTTCAAGTTTGTAGCTTCACAATAATTAGTCTTAGCCTCTACTTGCTGCAATGCAGTAATCTTCCAGGGCATTAGAAAAATAAATAGTTGTAtacagggtgataatttttaagatTTAGGAATTTTtgaagattgcctgtggcagatagcataattcttctCCTTCAGCTGGTATATTCGAAGAGGCGCAGATTACTAGCGCGATAAATAGAAACACGTGTTAACCTAATTAACAAGAACTGACTAAGTTAATTACTTTAcggaacatattgcaatttacgaattttaGTCGGTGAGATTGCAAAACGCATCCACTTGAATTTCCAAgatgacaccactttcgagatattacCCAAAGCGTGGcatgaaatacatgggcgttccagttacctttgtgcTTCGGTCCATAAAATactgttttgtaaaaaaaaaaagtaaggggaccaacagcgcatttttgccgcgagtttgatggtgcatatctccgaactggtgtcattctggaaattaattccaagtggatacgcctgcaAACTCAACGGCTGtatacaattcgtaaattgaaatatgtgtcTGAAAGTAATTAATTAATCTAATTAACGAATTTTGTTCATTAGTTGAATATATGTTTCGATCTGTTGTGGAAGTAATGTCCGCCAGTCAGAACAATTTAGCTCAAGAAATAGGATTGTGTAATCTGCTGCAGGTGATTTTTACAAATTACATAAAACTTATGATCACCCTGTAGAACGTAAAAAAAGGGCAACGCACGTTGCCTGTTACGAAGCTTCATGTAGATTCATTCAGCAGTGGGCACTCCCGAAATAGCGTAATTTATATAGACGATTGAAATTATGTGTTTGCCCCTATAAGGATATTAACATCATACAGCTCTTTTAAATGTGTTCTGCATGGCTAGGTGTCTGGCAAACAAAAATAAATCAACGCGCTTCATGGTCACGTTCTGCTCTTTCGTTAGTGTGCTTTCTTTCCGGACAATGTGTTTTATGTATATTACcttgcatttttgtttttctgaaTGATACCCATGTTGAAGTTGGCGCTCATGAAATATCCTGTTTCTTTCATTACTGATAACTACTGTTGTGGAGCCTCACGGCTGTTACGATTCCTTGATAACGACAATTTACTTCGCCACATACACTTAATGCTCGTTTTTGGTTTCCAGGTTACGTGGACGCCGCGTTGAAGTCGGACGCAAATCAGGACGGCTTCATTTCGTACCCGGAAATAAGAGCGGTCATGTAGTCAGTCGCGCACGTTGTTCGTGCACACACTGAAGCATCGTCATTCACTAGCAACGTCAGTAAAGCACCATTGAAACTCCCTGTTTTCTGTTCTGCGCTATTGATTTCGTGCTTGTCACTGAAAGTTGCGGTGAGTCTCAGAGACAGAAAACGTGTTGGTCGTGCACTGCTGAACCATCTGTGGTCTCTTTAAAGCGTATATTTTTATTTCGGCAGCacttacatggacactccagttGAATTTTCGCCGTCTCCATCGCAATAATATTTCGAATAAATTACGAGTGCGGTTTGTATGAACAGCCTGCGCGCCGTATGCTGAGGGCACGGGGGAAGCTTGCGACGGTGAGCCAAAAGGATGGTCGTCTTCCCGAGCGCCaaatgttggaggtcacgtgattgTGAACGCGCTAGGTAAGGAGAGCGTGCGTCTCCTCTAGCACGGCCGTGACTGCACATGCTTGTCCGCGCGGTTGAGCGCATGCGCGGCGCGTGCGCTGTATGTTGCAAGTCATGTGCGCCGTGTGTCATGGGTAAATGCCGGCTGAGACGACTGGTGGCTTCATGAACGCTGGGTTCCGCACGCCTAGTGTTGGAGCTCGCCTAATCAAAGTTTCGGAGACGCGGTGAAGCGATGTATGCAACACGAAGCGTTCGCTTTGGGACAAGAACGAGGGTTCCTCGCCGCCGGCGCACCCCGTCACGCCAGCTTTGTGACGGCTTGTGCTCGCGGTCATCAAATCGGGTCTGTTCATGTTTTATCGTTGCACGCGTGATACCATGGTTGTCTAGCTAGAAACCGAATATAGATGCGAAACATTTCTTTGCCTTGTCGGAGTCAATGTCAAACGCGAGGCCGTCCAAGGTCACAGAGTTTGTCGCCGatgcgccccccctcccccctcccccgcgcCATTGGCGCGGCCCCTCGTTGCTTCACGCGTGTGCGCGCACTCTCCCACGCGCCCGCTCGCACACCGCTAGTCATTTGGCGCCTCCTCTTCTTGCTCCACTCGCCGGTACGTGTGTGCGCGCTAGACATAGACGTGGCTGGGTTGCGCTAACTGCGCTACGTTGTGCATAGGCCTCTACTTGGAGGTACAAGAATGAACCATCAGAAGTATCAAGCGGAAGAGGAGAGTAACAGTGTTAGGACTCTGCAGAGACTACAGAGGTATGCGATGCGTGTTGAAGTGGCGAGGCAGCAGGCAAAGCGATGGGCCGAGGAGAGACGTGCGATTGTGGGGCACGAGCAACAAGAGAAGCGACGAGTGGCCGAACAACCGCGGCACGCCAAGCGAACGGCTGCTGAACAGGTCATCGAGCCCAAGCAGCGCCGACTTGAGGACCGCCACTTGCGGTACGCAGGCGCGGGCTTTCAAAAGCACTTTGCAGAAGACGAATTGGATACGGCGTGTAGTGTCTGCGACTGCCTCTGGTTCCGGCCGTACGTCGTCAGTGTGTCGCGGCCCTTGCATGTGGCGGTCATCCAGTAAGCGTTTCCCCGGGAGCACCTGAGTGCATTCGAGTTTTGCGCCACGTGCAGCGGAGGAATGTTTCGCATTGAATTAGATAATAATCGAGCATGGTTTCTGTCGTAATCCTTACAGCGGTTTATATGGCCGCTAGCACTGCGAAACTTATTTCGTGCAATTGTCTAATACTTGGCCGTCGCCATCACTACGTCACCTTTCTGACGAAACTGTGACTTTTCCAGTTTATTTATCACCGAGTAAACTGGACCAATACGGGGATGGTGTAATGAAAAAGGGGTCATTGTAATAAAAACTGCGTAGTTCAAGGTTGCGTGGTGAGGGCCTCTGGGGTCTGATATTGTGCGAGGGCTTGTGTGGGAAAGCGTAGGTAAGGCTGGGCGTACATAAAAACCCGCACTGTGGTAGTGTGCGGAATTTGTACATGTGTCATTGGACCGAAGCGTATTCTCAAAGCCAAGAAGAAGGGCTTTGCCGGGCAGGTACGTATTGGCCTACGTTGCAAAACATGGTGCAGAACACCAAGTGACATGCGCCTTACCGCGAAGCCGAACAACCAAAAAGTTATGTGATGGGCGCAGAGTGTAAATAGTTCCCTGTGTGTATTCTTGGAAATAAAAACATGTACGCATCATGGGTCTCTTTTTCATAGCTTTTAATTGAAATGCTTTGACAAAGTTGAGGCTCTTAACCTGGAATACAACACGCGAGTTGGATCTGGCATCGTTTTTCATTAAACAATTAAGTTCCACGCAAAAGAGGATTATCAGTAAAGAATGAAGAAACGTTTCCTGGTTCCCCTTCCATGATTGGCTGAATCAATCGGTGGATTTCATTTCAATACATAGAGATGGCGACAAAGAATATAAAATAGGCTGAACAGGTGCAGAGAAAGCAAACAGAACAAGGGCGGCGCATTGCGCGCCGTGTTCGGGCATGTGGTGGCGAACCGGCAGTGGAGGTGGAGTAAATGTTTTTCGACGACATGGCATAGTACTTTCTTATCGTTCTACCACCCGCTTCTTGACAAACTGCAGTTCTGGGTATGTGCCAATATAtaaaatgatcatcatcatcattatcatcatcatcatcatcaccatcatcatctcaTACTGTGCGAAGTGCCGCGCCCGCCTTCCTCAAGTGTCAGCTTTCAGAGTGTCATGAATAACAGGAGGAACGTGACATGCTTTAAAACGACATCATTGTGCTCGTCATAATAAAAGAAGAATCAGTTGTGACTTAGCGGTAGATGTGACTGTTGTGGCAAACGTTTgtagcatcgtcccgatgctgcaaacgCACACAAGAGCAATAAACAACAGTAGCTGCTGTAAAGAAATAAACAACGAGAATGAAACATAGTGCCGAAGTTGGTCATCGGGCATAGAAAGGCTTAAGACGCACGACGTGGACGACGTGAGGTcttgcgcggcgccgctgtgattgcgaaatgtcATCTGGCACGACGTCATATTCGAGTACTCCAATACGTCAGATGATCAGTACTTCCGGGGCGCCATGTCTTAATAGGATATTATCGACTAAAGATTTCGCGATTCCGGCCGCGGTGCCTTTGGTTAGGGCTTTCGTTTCGGCCTAGCGGGTAACAATACCTTGAGAtaccttgagacatttacacaatggaccactgtcggaagacctcttgctaggcgcatggccacagagttggcagatgacagagacaatgcgtgctctttcacgtttcctaggtgacacgggcctggactcacgcctgtgataacagttgtgtaatgtgtccttcacctcgttcctcccattatcatctccaattgtgaccctttttcttcccctcttccccttctcttacgtagagtagcaggccagatgctccattatccggccgacctctctacattttccagtcattaaaatacttcttcccgaatattgacgtcggaaacggtcccaacaagtccctcctaatctgctggaatggtcggcaaggtcGATTCGCTGCAGCAATGCCgctgggcttgtttgtggtgtCTTCCGTCGCTGGCAGTCACGGCGTGTCCTGACGTCGTTGGTAACGTCTATGGTCAGGCGTGGTCAGTAATACTTCTCTCGTATCCTCGATAGCAtacgggagaatccgaggtgcccagcgatCGGATCGTCATGTTGGGCGTATGGAACCGCTGGACGCAGTGATGAGGGCACAACGAGAAGGTAGTTGACACATACTGCAGAGAGGCTCTCCTTTACGAGGATGTCGTTTCGCAGGGAAAACGAAGACAACCCTCTCCTGAATGCCCTAGGTACAACGTCGGTGTGGCCTGCCAAGTAATCGATGAAGCATTTTAGCTCTGGGTCTGCTCCTTTGCTGGTCAGCGAAGCCTTCCGCGCTTATTGTTCTTaggaaggcgtcgtcatattCGTCATCTTGtagcggcgggtcaatgggggcgcggtaggcagtcggcatcagactGCTTCCGTCCGGAATTGTAGACGGCAGTGATGTGAAATTATTGAAGTCTCAGACTCCATAATGCGAGGCGCCCTAAACAGTCCTTTAGTTTGCCAGCCAACACAAATCATGGTAGTCGGTTACGACTTTGAAAGGCCTGCCCTAAGGGTAAGGGTAAGGGCGTAAGGGCAGAATTTCGTGGTAGCCTAAATGATGTCAAGCCATTCTTCCATCGTAGAATAATTGGCTTCCGCTTTCAACAGCGATGGGCTAGCGTAAGCAATGACCCTTTCAAATCCGTCTTTCCTTTAGACTAGGATGGCGTCGAAGCCTAGCTACTTGCTTCGGTATAGATTTCGGTGTCAGCGTGTTCATCGAAGTGGGCGAGTACTGGTGACCGCATGGCGTTGTTTAAGCTCTTCGAGTGCTTCGatttgcggcgtttcccacttgaatccAACGTCATTTTTCGAGGTATGTCAAtagctcggcgatgcgtgaaaagtctgACGAAGTGCCTGCAATAGGCACACAGGCTGCTGCGGCACGAGGTGGCGTTTGCGCCAGGAATCCACCAAGGCCATTGACGAGTACGTCCGGTagcaggaatgaaggaaaaattgTTTATTTTACATTAGTTACATTGACTCTAGATACGGAAGCCCAGTCCATTCAGGAGCATATTGAATGCCTGAATTCACGTTGGGACACGTCAGCACACCCTTACTGCAcgaaaggtctccgcttttaatgccgtcgtcttccctaggcggctatactagggaatctgatgactgtaccGCGGCCAATCATTCCGCCCATGATATCGAACCATTCTGCAGAACTCCGCCTCCGCTGTTGTACCTTCGCCCCCACATATTTAGCAAGCACGTAGCAATCTCGGAATCCGAGGTCGAAGCCGTTCCCACGATAGCAtttgacgttggcccttttcatcattagttcaggttACGTGAAGGTAGGGGGGTCTTCTATTGACCCGTCAACCGTCGATGCCAACGCTGCGCTGgcttctggataggcgctgatgaatggGTGAGGTTGCCTCGTGGTAAACGTCTAATTATAGATGCCCTTtgtcgtgttgagacgtaacaaggCCAAGGAACGTGCGCACTTTCTTCTTGTTGGCTGGCTGTTGAAAGTCAGCGATGGAAGATGGCTTCTGCGGACGAGGACGGATTCCAGATTTGCTGgtgacgtggcccaggaacagcTCATCATAAGCGAAGCGATGCTTTTCTgccttcagagtgagccctgttGATTTAATGGCCTCTAGTACTGCCTCAAGCAGCCTAAGGTGGTTGTCGAAATACCCGGCGAAACCAACGATGTCATCCAAGtgaacgagacaggtctgccacttcaatcctgctgaTACTGTGTGCATtccgcgctggaacgttgcagctGCTGAGGACAGTCAGAACCTTGAAATGGCGGAGGCCATCCGTCGTGATGAAGATGCTCTTTTCGCGATCcatctcgtcgacttctattcgCAAGTAGTCTGTCTTGAAAACCATCGATGAGAaatacttagcgttgcagagcatGTTCAATGCGTCTTCTATCCGTGGGAGCAGGTATACGCTGTTTTTCATGATCGTGTTCACCGACGGTAACCCACAATAAACGCAGGGTTCAGTCCTTTTTCTTCACCGAGACAACAGGAGACACCGACGGGCTCTTCGAAGCTGGGTGATATTGTCGCATAGCATTTCATCGATTTGTTGCTTTATGGCTTCTCGTTTCCGCGTCGAAGCTCGGTACGGGCTCTGACGGAGTGACCGAGGGCATTGTTCGGTTCTTATGCGATGCTtagcaactggtgtttgtcgaatcgtCGATGGCatcgaaaagcactctttgtatcgtcgaagaagacttttgagctgttgctgcttactcgtGGGGAGACTCGGATTGATGTCGAAAGCCGGTTTGGGAACTGTGGCCGTcgaggtagatgcggcagaatccgagggAACAGACGCATTGCTGGTGTCCACAATTTCCTCGGTGTATGCTATCATCGTGCCCTTGCTGAGGTTTTGTACTCGTGGTTGAAGTTCGTCAACATTACTTTCACTTTTcttccatgcagtcgagcgattcctcttgcgatgcaaatttcgcGGTCTAACGACGACGTCTTCTGCGTCTGCCGTTGTTTCGGTGGCGACGGAAATGTTACTGGAGCGAGGAGGGATGCcgacttgatcttcaagcacactcaatgCACGGTGACTCGCGAGCTGTCCGGCGATATCACATGGTATTCCGATAGCGTTATTGACTtggacttcaggtcgatgattgcgccgtcttggctcagaaagtccatgccgaggaTTACGTCTCGTGAACATTGCTTCGGGATAACAAACGTTGCAGGATAAGTATGGTTATTACACAAgcttacacaaggttcggtgacaacataAAACGgttagaaccatcgataacattctagaaacttccaatacatgcaggcgcgtcctgcgccgagcgataatgTTCAATATTTGTTAGCAGGTGAAAAGC
This window contains:
- the LOC135909317 gene encoding multiple coagulation factor deficiency protein 2 homolog; translation: MYHRRFVRKAPAETRCSWLLRCAAFLACTWVVGAHVDSTLHGAPKPSSAAVAELHHRWSTAEVVRDLEHIKEDVAKIIQLQSTGELSTEEMYFYYFRMHDFDDNNLLDGHELKAAMLHTIAHRPGAEEHSVPEESIAGYVDAALKSDANQDGFISYPEIRAVM